The following are encoded in a window of Thalassotalea insulae genomic DNA:
- a CDS encoding DUF4442 domain-containing protein — translation MSNRFSRLISKVQLLPKRIQPYVLTKFFCSKVKFAGTSGIDIRSIAHDRVEIKLANRKKVQNHIGGIHAVAAAVLAESATGIVFGMNVSDSCLPLLKSMRIDYQRRMQGSLTAIAKLSEQQRQQINEVEKGAIIIPVEITDESGQQPICCQMEWAWVLKKR, via the coding sequence ATGAGTAATCGTTTTAGTCGTTTGATCAGTAAAGTACAGTTATTACCAAAAAGAATTCAGCCTTATGTGTTGACTAAGTTTTTTTGTTCTAAAGTAAAGTTTGCCGGGACATCAGGTATTGATATTCGTTCAATAGCTCATGATCGGGTTGAAATTAAGCTCGCGAATCGTAAAAAAGTGCAAAATCATATCGGCGGTATCCATGCGGTTGCTGCTGCTGTGTTAGCTGAATCCGCGACTGGCATTGTTTTTGGCATGAATGTGTCGGATAGCTGTTTGCCATTACTTAAGTCTATGCGTATCGATTATCAAAGAAGAATGCAAGGAAGTTTAACCGCGATTGCTAAGTTGTCTGAGCAGCAGCGTCAGCAAATTAATGAAGTAGAAAAAGGAGCAATTATAATCCCGGTGGAAATCACCGATGAAAGTGGCCAGCAACCCATTTGTTGTCAAATGGAATGGGCTTGGGTGTTGAAAAAGCGATAA
- the orn gene encoding oligoribonuclease codes for MSCSETNLIWLDLEMTGLEPEHDVILEIASIVTDSQLNILAEGPVFAIHQTDAVLDNMNEWCIKTHGESGLTQRCRESQVDLARASEATIEFLQQYVPKGASPMCGNSIGQDRRFINKYMPEFERYFHYRNLDVSTVKELARRWKPEVLAKVEKKGVHLALDDIRESIAELKVYQAHFFNL; via the coding sequence ATGTCTTGCAGTGAGACAAATTTAATTTGGTTAGATCTTGAAATGACAGGATTAGAGCCTGAGCATGATGTTATTCTAGAAATAGCCAGTATAGTGACAGACAGTCAATTGAATATTCTTGCTGAAGGCCCGGTGTTTGCTATTCATCAAACGGATGCTGTGCTTGATAATATGAATGAATGGTGTATTAAAACTCATGGTGAGTCTGGCTTAACACAACGTTGTCGGGAGAGCCAGGTAGACTTAGCTAGGGCGAGCGAAGCAACCATAGAGTTTTTGCAACAATATGTGCCAAAAGGTGCTTCGCCTATGTGCGGTAATAGCATAGGACAAGATCGCCGTTTTATTAATAAATACATGCCGGAATTTGAAAGGTATTTCCATTATCGCAATCTGGATGTCAGTACGGTTAAAGAATTGGCTCGTCGCTGGAAGCCTGAAGTATTGGCAAAGGTGGAAAAAAAGGGCGTTCATTTGGCACTAGATGATATCCGTGAATCGATTGCCGAATTAAAAGTATATCAAGCTCATTTTTTTAATCTTTAA
- the rsgA gene encoding small ribosomal subunit biogenesis GTPase RsgA: MAKAKKLTKGQVRRIKANQAKKLKNKAEKIHWQDDELGEAQPGTVISRFGQHADVEADNGKIFRCNIRRSIDSLICGDKVLWRQGKETQHSISGVIEAVHERTSVLSRPDVYDGVRPIAANISQILIVSSVLPAFNSDIIDRYLVAAEQTGIKPLIVLNKTDLLTPSNTTEIEQQLDIYRAIGYQVIYVSNLSQAGIDELKAQLKDNISIFVGQSGVGKSTLTNSLIPDLSVYTQEVSENSGLGQHTTTVARLYHFAEGGELIDSPGIREFGLWHLTPEQVAHGFIEFADYLGCCKFRDCKHQNDPGCALIAAGQANEIHPKRLASFQRILNSLNENTLTSRFNNS, encoded by the coding sequence GTGGCAAAAGCTAAAAAACTGACCAAAGGCCAAGTTAGACGCATTAAAGCAAATCAAGCAAAAAAGCTGAAAAACAAGGCAGAAAAAATACATTGGCAAGACGATGAACTAGGCGAAGCTCAGCCCGGCACTGTGATCAGCCGTTTTGGTCAACATGCTGACGTTGAAGCGGATAATGGCAAGATTTTTCGTTGCAATATCAGGCGAAGTATCGATTCACTGATCTGCGGCGATAAAGTATTGTGGCGCCAGGGCAAAGAAACGCAACATAGCATTTCCGGCGTCATTGAAGCGGTACATGAACGCACGTCGGTATTATCACGTCCCGATGTTTACGACGGCGTCAGGCCTATCGCTGCCAATATTAGCCAGATCTTAATCGTTTCATCGGTATTACCGGCATTTAACAGTGATATTATTGACAGATATTTAGTTGCCGCCGAACAAACTGGTATCAAACCACTAATAGTACTGAATAAAACCGATCTATTAACCCCTAGTAACACGACAGAAATTGAGCAACAATTAGATATCTATCGTGCTATTGGCTATCAAGTGATCTATGTAAGCAATCTTAGTCAGGCAGGCATCGATGAACTTAAAGCACAGTTAAAAGATAATATCAGTATTTTTGTCGGCCAGTCTGGCGTTGGTAAATCAACACTCACTAACTCCTTAATCCCTGACTTATCAGTTTACACCCAAGAAGTGTCAGAAAATTCAGGTTTAGGACAGCACACCACAACAGTGGCTCGTCTTTATCACTTTGCTGAAGGTGGTGAACTTATCGATTCTCCGGGGATCAGAGAGTTCGGTTTATGGCATTTAACCCCTGAACAGGTCGCACATGGCTTTATCGAATTTGCCGATTATCTTGGCTGCTGTAAATTCAGAGATTGTAAACATCAGAATGATCCGGGTTGTGCCTTAATTGCCGCCGGTCAAGCCAACGAAATTCATCCAAAACGATTAGCCAGTTTTCAGCGTATTTTAAACAGCCTAAATGAAAACACATTAACCTCTCGTTTTAACAACTCATAA
- the asd gene encoding archaetidylserine decarboxylase (Phosphatidylserine decarboxylase is synthesized as a single chain precursor. Generation of the pyruvoyl active site from a Ser is coupled to cleavage of a Gly-Ser bond between the larger (beta) and smaller (alpha chains). It is an integral membrane protein.), producing MLINKIKIALQYIMPKHAISRLVGKFAAAKAGWLTTKAIKMFIKAYDINMSEAKLKHAEDFSSFNDFFTRELADGARTIDNNPQTLCYPVDGAISQQGDIVDGQLIQAKGFNYSLNSLLGGDEATAAPFQGGKFSCIYLAPKDYHRIHMPMAATLREMIYVPGELFSVNPLTANNVPDLFARNERVVTIFDTEFGKFAMVLVGATIVASIETTWAGTITPPAGKDIFRWSYPATGVDAITFNKGDEMGRFKLGSTVVATFEPDMIEFAANAGPETVTRLGEFFADVTDSSQATEVIEQ from the coding sequence GTGCTAATAAATAAGATTAAAATTGCTCTGCAATATATCATGCCAAAACATGCTATTTCCCGATTAGTTGGCAAATTTGCCGCCGCAAAAGCAGGATGGCTGACCACTAAGGCGATCAAAATGTTTATCAAAGCTTATGATATCAATATGAGTGAAGCAAAACTAAAACACGCCGAAGACTTTAGCAGCTTTAACGATTTTTTTACCCGCGAGTTAGCCGATGGCGCACGCACTATCGACAATAATCCTCAAACCCTTTGTTATCCGGTTGACGGTGCTATTAGCCAGCAAGGTGATATCGTTGACGGCCAGTTGATTCAGGCAAAAGGCTTTAACTATAGCCTAAACAGCCTGTTAGGCGGCGATGAAGCAACAGCTGCGCCATTTCAAGGGGGCAAATTTTCATGTATTTATCTGGCACCAAAAGACTATCACCGCATTCATATGCCAATGGCCGCCACTTTAAGAGAAATGATCTATGTGCCAGGTGAACTGTTCTCGGTTAACCCATTAACGGCAAATAATGTGCCTGATTTATTTGCCCGTAATGAACGAGTGGTTACTATCTTTGATACTGAATTCGGAAAATTTGCTATGGTATTAGTGGGTGCTACTATTGTTGCCAGCATAGAAACCACCTGGGCAGGTACTATTACGCCACCAGCGGGTAAAGATATTTTCCGTTGGTCATACCCGGCAACGGGTGTAGATGCTATTACTTTTAACAAAGGAGATGAAATGGGCCGTTTTAAACTTGGCTCTACCGTGGTTGCTACTTTTGAGCCCGACATGATTGAGTTTGCAGCTAATGCTGGGCCAGAAACAGTAACACGACTTGGCGAATTCTTTGCTGACGTCACTGACTCATCACAAGCAACGGAAGTGATAGAACAATAA
- a CDS encoding glycerophosphodiester phosphodiesterase — protein sequence MLIIAHRGASGEFPENSLLAFEQAILQQADGIELDVQYHHASQTFIVLHDHYLDKVSANLGHFNDFHLAQLSQLPIGQEQYLITLAQALELIGGRCLVNIEIKSSATTPDDLFQQLKVLEQTLDYAVNENSFNSQQFIISSFNHVFIAQCKQALPDIATGALIAHIPFNFASFTRELACDYLNLDVSFINQSLITDAHQHGLKVWVYTVDRTQEIKHCQALAVDAIFTNFPLRSRQRMTA from the coding sequence ATGTTAATTATTGCTCACCGAGGTGCTAGCGGCGAGTTTCCTGAAAACTCATTGCTAGCCTTTGAACAAGCCATTCTTCAGCAAGCGGATGGCATTGAACTCGACGTTCAATATCATCACGCCAGCCAAACCTTTATTGTGCTACATGATCATTATCTCGACAAAGTAAGCGCTAACCTGGGGCACTTTAATGACTTCCACCTTGCTCAGCTCAGTCAGCTGCCTATTGGGCAAGAACAATACCTGATAACTTTAGCACAAGCTCTGGAACTTATTGGCGGTCGCTGTTTAGTCAATATCGAAATAAAATCATCTGCAACTACCCCAGACGATTTATTTCAGCAGCTCAAGGTATTAGAGCAGACCCTTGATTATGCCGTTAATGAAAATAGCTTTAATTCCCAGCAATTCATCATCTCTTCTTTTAATCATGTTTTTATTGCTCAATGTAAACAAGCTCTGCCAGATATCGCCACAGGAGCCCTAATTGCTCATATTCCTTTTAACTTTGCCAGTTTTACCCGGGAATTAGCCTGCGATTACCTTAACTTGGATGTTAGTTTTATCAATCAATCATTAATTACAGATGCTCACCAACATGGCCTAAAGGTGTGGGTTTATACCGTCGACCGAACTCAAGAAATTAAACACTGTCAAGCCTTAGCCGTTGATGCAATCTTTACCAATTTCCCGTTGCGCAGCCGTCAACGAATGACAGCTTAA
- a CDS encoding BlaI/MecI/CopY family transcriptional regulator, with the protein MAQDNLGIKPTEAELTLLNVLWKLGPATVRQVHDAVSETQKTGYTTVLKILQIMHEKALVTRDESNRAHVYAAANSQTHTQSSLLKDLVSKAFGGSTSNLVMRALNESPSKQEIADIRQLLNELEQQE; encoded by the coding sequence ATGGCTCAAGATAATCTTGGTATCAAGCCTACTGAGGCGGAGTTAACATTACTCAATGTACTCTGGAAGCTAGGCCCAGCAACGGTACGCCAAGTACATGATGCGGTTAGCGAAACTCAAAAAACCGGTTATACCACAGTACTTAAAATTTTGCAGATAATGCATGAAAAAGCCTTGGTTACCCGTGATGAGAGTAACCGTGCCCATGTCTATGCAGCAGCTAATAGTCAAACTCATACTCAATCATCACTATTAAAAGACTTAGTCAGTAAGGCCTTTGGCGGCTCGACTTCTAACTTAGTAATGCGAGCATTGAATGAATCTCCAAGCAAACAAGAAATCGCAGATATTCGTCAATTATTAAATGAACTTGAACAGCAGGAATAA
- a CDS encoding M56 family metallopeptidase has translation MMESFISSPQWHNLALTLIHFLWQGCAIALVLKLLLAITPYSKAQLRYTWASLAMLSSLVAPIVTFIAIYQPIAEPIGYFANDIAAIISTQNLSNQEVITWYQDVFDTLPYVSILWLAIVCLLAAKLLIEIYHVNQLPNIATVAASEELSQRVEHLASQIGLTKTPQLLISLKAEIPMALGWIKPVILIPVAMLSGLTPAQLDMLILHELAHIRRHDYLVNFIQTLVEILLFFHPCVRWISKQMRNEREYCSDDIAVGVSGTPIAYARTLADTATICSKHRHHAIPTMAMAASGGDLKQRVVRLVDQQHCSSADDSGKFLATVLILFSVVAVLIKPYLNKELIDLSSGHISFIQTANEFIKQQPINNENLSATSIAKLLLKNEQVSTNGEIEQPVSMSNVVQINSTQAQTAPSIKEESLTETVKPQAIPTASHGKIEVKKQKEVDALVEKTNPGISQTEQLLSTQPKESLSELAFKRTDASQQVHGMKNPYAQQVAELVNEPIYQQTSKPINKVIIDKPLTPSEPKLKNPKLVIPAVIKQSKAKPQLAIRKAAKIIASPDPKYPSTAKRRGIELDVQVNFIIDTQGRVANIEFEEKSKVSFFRSAIRTAMAKWRFLPAKINGQPVESKMSKIFSFSLMK, from the coding sequence ATGATGGAAAGCTTTATCAGTAGCCCACAATGGCACAATTTAGCTTTAACCCTTATCCACTTTTTATGGCAAGGGTGCGCGATTGCGCTCGTGTTAAAATTATTGCTGGCGATCACACCATATAGTAAAGCTCAACTACGCTACACCTGGGCAAGCTTAGCTATGCTATCAAGCCTGGTAGCACCTATTGTCACTTTCATCGCGATTTATCAACCGATTGCCGAGCCCATTGGTTATTTTGCCAATGATATCGCTGCAATTATTAGTACTCAGAACTTGAGCAATCAAGAAGTGATCACCTGGTACCAGGATGTCTTTGACACGTTACCTTATGTTTCTATTTTATGGTTGGCTATCGTCTGTTTACTTGCGGCAAAATTATTGATTGAAATCTATCATGTTAATCAATTGCCTAATATAGCAACCGTTGCTGCCAGCGAAGAATTAAGCCAGAGAGTAGAACATTTAGCGTCTCAAATAGGGCTAACAAAAACGCCACAACTATTAATATCTTTGAAAGCTGAAATTCCTATGGCACTCGGCTGGATAAAACCTGTGATCTTAATACCCGTAGCTATGTTATCCGGGTTAACGCCAGCTCAGCTGGATATGCTGATTTTACATGAATTAGCACATATTCGTCGACACGATTACTTAGTGAACTTTATCCAGACTCTGGTAGAAATTTTATTGTTCTTTCACCCTTGTGTTCGCTGGATATCAAAACAAATGCGCAATGAGCGCGAATATTGCAGCGATGATATTGCGGTGGGCGTCAGTGGTACTCCAATAGCTTATGCCAGAACCCTAGCTGATACTGCCACTATATGCAGTAAGCATCGTCATCACGCGATACCAACAATGGCAATGGCAGCTTCGGGAGGGGATTTAAAACAACGGGTGGTGCGTTTAGTCGATCAACAGCATTGCTCGTCAGCAGATGATTCCGGCAAGTTTTTAGCGACAGTGTTAATCCTGTTTTCTGTAGTCGCAGTTCTCATTAAGCCATATTTAAACAAAGAACTGATTGATCTTAGCTCTGGTCATATTTCTTTTATACAGACGGCAAATGAGTTCATCAAGCAGCAACCGATAAATAATGAAAACCTATCAGCAACTTCTATTGCCAAATTATTATTGAAAAATGAGCAAGTCAGCACAAATGGTGAAATAGAGCAACCAGTTAGCATGTCTAATGTTGTGCAAATAAATAGCACCCAAGCTCAAACGGCACCAAGCATAAAAGAAGAAAGCCTAACCGAAACTGTCAAACCTCAAGCGATTCCGACTGCCAGTCACGGTAAAATAGAAGTTAAAAAACAGAAAGAAGTTGACGCTTTAGTAGAAAAGACGAATCCAGGTATTTCCCAGACAGAGCAGTTACTAAGCACTCAACCGAAAGAGTCGCTCTCTGAGCTTGCTTTCAAACGCACAGATGCCAGCCAACAAGTGCATGGTATGAAAAACCCTTATGCACAGCAAGTAGCAGAGCTAGTGAATGAACCGATTTATCAACAAACAAGTAAACCGATAAACAAAGTCATTATTGATAAACCGCTCACACCAAGCGAACCTAAGCTAAAAAATCCCAAATTAGTCATACCAGCTGTGATTAAGCAATCAAAAGCAAAACCTCAGCTCGCGATACGCAAAGCGGCTAAAATCATAGCTTCTCCTGACCCAAAATATCCGTCAACCGCAAAACGTCGTGGCATAGAATTAGATGTTCAGGTTAATTTTATTATTGATACTCAAGGCCGAGTGGCAAATATCGAGTTTGAAGAAAAAAGTAAAGTCAGCTTCTTCCGGAGTGCAATTCGTACAGCGATGGCAAAGTGGCGCTTTCTACCAGCTAAGATTAATGGTCAACCGGTAGAAAGCAAGATGTCGAAAATATTCTCGTTTAGCTTAATGAAATAA
- a CDS encoding Spy/CpxP family protein refolding chaperone, which produces MKKSIKLLSSMILLSTMAMPVSFYANANGYDEQQVAHWRGHGKDKMQHLVRKLNLNVEQQVKIKAIVQQQKANGEANRETMRAFRDQMESLLSAAIFNDDAFTSLHNQYQPQLAEAALQRAKTHHAILQVLDASQQEKFKRMKQRGKTLFH; this is translated from the coding sequence ATGAAAAAATCAATAAAGTTATTATCAAGTATGATCTTGTTATCGACTATGGCAATGCCGGTTTCGTTTTATGCCAATGCTAATGGTTATGACGAGCAGCAAGTCGCACACTGGCGTGGTCATGGTAAAGACAAAATGCAGCACCTTGTGCGTAAGTTAAATTTAAACGTTGAGCAGCAAGTAAAAATTAAGGCGATTGTTCAGCAGCAAAAAGCTAATGGTGAAGCCAACAGAGAAACAATGCGGGCATTTAGGGACCAAATGGAAAGCCTGTTATCTGCAGCTATCTTTAATGATGATGCATTTACTAGTTTGCATAATCAATATCAGCCTCAACTAGCTGAAGCAGCATTACAAAGAGCCAAAACACACCATGCGATATTGCAGGTGTTAGACGCATCACAACAGGAAAAGTTTAAAAGGATGAAACAACGCGGTAAAACGTTATTTCATTAA
- a CDS encoding response regulator transcription factor: MTEQKHLLIIDDDKELTTLLSEYLSQEGFQLSCCHDGLSGLTLARKNSYALILLDVMMPGLTGFEVLKALGGKHTTPILMLTAKGDEADRVLGLDLGADDYLAKPFQHRELLARINAILRRINIVQSQHNATPALDINHVTINPATREVFCQQQLIELTGTEYQILTLLMENVGNIVSKQTISEQVLQRKLSPFDRSIDMHVSNIRRKLAPFSDNDKLKTVRGAGYIFLSGRD, from the coding sequence ATGACAGAACAAAAGCATTTATTGATCATAGATGATGATAAAGAGCTCACGACTTTATTATCAGAATATTTATCGCAGGAAGGCTTTCAGCTATCTTGTTGTCACGATGGTCTATCTGGATTAACACTAGCACGTAAAAACAGCTACGCATTGATTTTACTCGATGTCATGATGCCAGGGCTTACCGGATTTGAAGTGTTAAAAGCTCTAGGAGGGAAACATACCACCCCCATTTTAATGCTGACAGCAAAAGGAGATGAAGCCGATAGAGTATTAGGCTTAGACCTTGGTGCTGACGATTACCTTGCTAAACCTTTCCAGCATCGAGAATTGCTCGCCCGAATCAACGCCATACTACGCAGAATTAATATAGTCCAGAGTCAGCATAATGCTACACCAGCGCTAGATATTAATCACGTCACCATTAATCCCGCAACACGAGAGGTGTTTTGTCAGCAGCAACTGATTGAATTAACCGGTACTGAATATCAAATCTTAACTTTGTTGATGGAAAATGTCGGCAATATTGTCAGTAAACAAACTATCTCAGAACAAGTGTTACAACGTAAACTAAGCCCGTTTGATCGCAGTATCGATATGCATGTCAGTAATATACGTCGCAAACTAGCTCCTTTTAGCGATAATGATAAGTTAAAAACAGTACGTGGTGCTGGTTATATTTTCTTGTCAGGTCGAGACTAA
- a CDS encoding ATP-binding protein has product MIKKRLSSIAVKLFLSFWLITLLSITITRFISNQLEQESIIAPIHHGDLRQLHYASQRLSTRPATNIKVLLNKLPTPHDIDFVIKDPKSQQVFLNRTRHLRGIKDYLNKNELTHQTTVQFPFVRLTGPELIILNNHSYQLFIAHKTRPPAIGSIIMQLPVWLRYCIPLVVSLLLCWLLARTLTKPLIAIKQAATDIGNGNYQVRVAHAVKRNDEIGEMANSFNQMAEKLDANISAHQRLLADVSHELRSPMTRLQMALGLIQQASTDNPTIDKHLNRCEQEVTQLDKLITNILSLSRLENSFQQLAFTRVMLNELLHKIVTDNDYLVSEKSIHIKLNCPEQLMLNANETLLYSALNNIVGNAIKYTHSQGTIDINATTNNDNIVITIADSGVGVPEQQLPLLFHPFYRVSDARDRDSGGTGLGLAIAKQAIELHHGQIRAENNHSGGLIITLELPTKLTN; this is encoded by the coding sequence TTGATTAAAAAACGCTTGTCATCTATTGCGGTCAAATTATTTTTATCTTTTTGGCTGATCACTCTACTTTCCATCACTATTACACGTTTTATCTCCAATCAATTAGAACAAGAAAGTATCATCGCCCCAATACATCATGGTGATTTACGTCAACTTCACTACGCCAGTCAAAGACTTTCAACCCGACCAGCCACCAATATAAAAGTATTATTAAATAAGCTACCGACACCTCATGACATTGATTTCGTGATTAAAGATCCTAAATCACAGCAAGTGTTCTTAAATAGAACAAGACACCTAAGAGGCATTAAAGATTACCTCAATAAAAATGAACTTACGCATCAGACTACCGTGCAATTTCCCTTTGTTCGATTAACCGGGCCTGAATTGATAATACTCAATAACCATAGTTATCAGCTTTTTATCGCCCATAAAACTAGGCCACCAGCTATAGGTTCGATAATAATGCAATTGCCTGTTTGGCTACGTTATTGCATCCCATTAGTTGTTAGTTTGCTTTTATGCTGGCTGTTGGCTCGGACCTTAACCAAGCCATTAATAGCAATTAAACAAGCAGCTACCGATATAGGTAATGGTAACTATCAGGTCCGAGTCGCCCATGCTGTTAAACGCAATGATGAAATAGGTGAAATGGCGAACAGTTTTAATCAAATGGCTGAAAAGCTTGATGCCAATATCAGTGCCCATCAGCGTTTACTCGCAGATGTTTCCCATGAACTACGCTCACCTATGACCCGCCTACAAATGGCTTTAGGGTTGATTCAACAAGCAAGCACTGATAACCCTACAATAGATAAGCATCTAAATCGTTGCGAGCAGGAAGTAACGCAATTAGACAAATTAATCACTAATATATTGTCGCTGTCCAGACTGGAAAATAGTTTTCAGCAGCTAGCGTTTACTCGAGTAATGCTAAATGAATTATTACACAAGATAGTAACTGATAATGATTACTTAGTTAGCGAAAAGTCTATTCATATTAAGCTCAATTGCCCTGAACAACTTATGCTCAACGCTAACGAAACACTTCTTTATAGTGCACTCAATAACATAGTAGGTAATGCAATCAAGTATACACATAGCCAAGGAACTATCGATATTAACGCTACTACGAATAACGATAACATTGTAATAACTATTGCCGATAGTGGTGTTGGCGTACCAGAACAACAGCTACCGTTATTATTTCACCCCTTTTATCGCGTGTCTGATGCCAGAGATCGAGATTCTGGCGGCACAGGATTAGGTTTAGCAATCGCCAAGCAAGCGATTGAGCTTCATCATGGGCAAATTCGCGCAGAAAATAATCATAGCGGCGGCTTAATAATTACCTTAGAATTACCCACTAAACTTACTAATTAA
- a CDS encoding alpha/beta fold hydrolase, translated as MPKLPQVILLSLAFLIASFMTHSTAYTQEQQLPEKLAQEIARFWQGGLFSSFQTKDNVRINYAAFITDPDAQCLVISPGRVEGYLKYQELIYDLSQHNINIFIIDHRGQGLSQRLLNNPHKGHVEQFDDYTDDLYQFINQIVTISCSKKSRPLLLAHSMGSAIAIRTMQKYPDTIKSALLSSPMIAINSGGLPLWLAKIVIGTGNFFNSLFNQQAWYFFGQGDYQARQFSDNQLMHSKIRYQTFIELYQKHPQLQLGGVTFNWLQQAIKVNQAIFTDLKQLNTPITILQASADTIVDNQAQNKFCQQLQQIDTQLCQQPKVIENAYHELFFEKDSYRNQVMTEVSNWLAQNK; from the coding sequence ATGCCAAAATTACCTCAGGTTATCTTGCTGTCGCTGGCTTTTTTAATCGCTTCTTTTATGACTCATTCAACCGCCTATACTCAAGAGCAGCAATTACCAGAAAAATTAGCACAAGAGATCGCTAGATTTTGGCAGGGAGGTCTATTTTCATCATTCCAAACCAAAGATAATGTCCGGATTAACTACGCCGCTTTTATCACTGACCCGGACGCTCAATGTCTAGTTATCTCTCCTGGGCGGGTCGAAGGCTATTTAAAATATCAGGAACTTATCTACGATCTCTCTCAACATAACATAAATATTTTCATCATAGATCATCGGGGACAAGGGTTATCTCAACGCTTATTAAATAACCCTCATAAGGGACATGTTGAACAATTCGATGATTATACTGATGATTTATATCAATTTATTAATCAAATAGTTACGATAAGTTGTAGCAAAAAAAGTCGCCCGTTATTATTGGCACACTCTATGGGTAGTGCAATTGCTATCAGAACGATGCAAAAATATCCTGACACAATAAAAAGTGCCTTATTGTCATCACCGATGATCGCAATTAATAGCGGTGGGTTACCGCTGTGGCTTGCCAAAATAGTGATAGGTACAGGTAATTTTTTCAATTCCTTATTTAATCAGCAAGCTTGGTATTTCTTCGGGCAAGGCGATTATCAAGCCAGACAATTTAGCGATAATCAGCTGATGCATTCTAAAATAAGGTATCAAACATTTATTGAGCTCTACCAAAAACACCCACAATTACAGCTCGGCGGTGTAACCTTCAACTGGTTACAACAAGCGATAAAAGTGAATCAGGCGATATTTACTGATTTAAAACAGCTGAACACTCCAATCACTATCTTGCAAGCCAGCGCAGATACTATCGTCGATAATCAGGCACAAAATAAGTTTTGCCAGCAATTACAGCAAATTGATACTCAACTTTGCCAACAACCGAAAGTGATTGAAAATGCCTATCATGAACTGTTTTTTGAAAAAGATAGCTACCGCAATCAGGTAATGACTGAAGTCAGTAACTGGTTAGCTCAAAATAAATAG